One window from the genome of Oreochromis niloticus isolate F11D_XX linkage group LG20, O_niloticus_UMD_NMBU, whole genome shotgun sequence encodes:
- the si:dkey-96f10.1 gene encoding 6-phosphofructo-2-kinase/fructose-2,6-bisphosphatase isoform X1 — protein MMNGERITAAGGDTQGAAGRTLRFQRPHASVPQFTNSPTMIVMVGLPARGKTYISTKLTRYLNWIGVKTKVFNVGQYRRQATCSYNSYEFFRPDNEEAMKIRKACAVAALQDVCEYITREQGQVVVFDATNTTQDRREVILNFAKENGYKVFFVESICDDPDIIAENIKQVKLSSPDYAGCDKEEAVADFLKRIECYTMTYVPLDDTKDRNLSYIKIFNVGSRYLVNRVQDHIQSRIVYYLMNIHVTPRSIYLCRHGESELNLVGRIGGDSGLSSRGAKFASTLGTYMRGQCISDLKVWTSHMKRTIQTAEALGVQYEQWKALNEIDAGVCEEMTYEEIQEHFPEEFALRDQDKYRYRYPKGESYEDLVQRLEPVIMELERQENVLVICHQAVMRCLLAYFLDKSANELPYLKCPLHTVLKLTPVAYGCKVESVFLNIEAVNTHRDKPVNVDVDRDPAEALETVPEHI, from the exons ATGATGAACGGAGAGCGGATCACAGCAGCCGGAGGAGACACGCAGGGGGCCGCGGGGAGGACGCTCCGGTTCCAACGGCCGCACG CCTCGGTGCCCCAGTTCACCAACTCCCCGACCATGATCGTGATGGTGGGCCTGCCGGCACGAGGGAAAACTTACATCTCCACGAAGCTCACCAGGTACCTGAACTGGATCGGCGTCAAAACCAAAG TGTTTAATGTGGGGCAGTATCGCAGACAGGCCACGTGCTCCTACAACAGCTACGAGTTCTTCAGACCCGACAACGAGGAGGCCATGAAGATCCGCAA GGCCTGTGCCGTCGCTGCCCTCCAAGATGTGTGTGAGTACATCACCAGGGAGCAGGGTCAGGTGGTG GTTTTTGATGCTACGAACACCACCCAGGACCGCAGAGAGGTCATCCTGAACTTCGCCAAAGAAAACGGCTACAAG GTTTTCTTTGTGGAGTCGATATGTGACGACCCCGACATCATCGCTGAGAATATTAAA CAAGTGAAGCTGAGCAGCCCGGACTACGCCGGCTGTGACAAAGAGGAGGCCGTGGCCGACTTCCTGAAGAGGATCGAATGTTATACGATGACCTACGTCCCCCTGGATGACACCAAGGACAG GAACTTGTCTTACATTAAAATCTTCAACGTGGGCAGCAGATACCTGGTGAACCGGGTCCAGGACCACATTCAGAGCCGGATCGTCTACTACCTCATGAACATCCACGTCACCCCGAGGTCCATCTACCTGTGTCGCCACGGTGAGAGCGAACTGAACCTCGTGGGTCGCATCGGAGGCGACTCTGGGCTTTCCTCTCGCGGGGCAAAG TTTGCCAGCACTCTGGGGACCTACATGCGTGGGCAGTGCATCAGCGACCTGAAGGTGTGGACGAGCCACATGAAGAGGACCATCCAGACCGCAGAGGCTCTGGGAGTCCAGTACGAACAGTGGAAAGCTCTCAATGAGATCGACGCC GGTGTTTGTGAGGAGATGACGTACGAGGAGATTCAGGAGCATTTCCCCGAGGAGTTCGCACTGAGGGACCAAGACAAGTATCGCTACCGCTACCCTAAAGGAGAG tcGTACGAGGACCTCGTTCAGCGTCTGGAGCCGGTCATCATGGAGCTGGAGAGGCAGGAGAACGTTCTAGTCATCTGTCACCAGGCAGTCATGAGGTGTCTGCTGGCCTACTTCCTGGACAAGAGTGCTA ACGAGCTGCCGTACCTGAAGTGTCCTCTGCACACGGTTCTGAAACTCACTCCAGTCGCTTACG GTTGCAAAGTGGAATCTGTCTTCCTGAACATCGAGGCCGTCAACACACACCGAGACAAGCCGGTG AACGTCGACGTGGACCGAGACCCAGCCGAGGCCCTGGAGACGGTCCCTGAACACATCTAG
- the si:dkey-96f10.1 gene encoding 6-phosphofructo-2-kinase/fructose-2,6-bisphosphatase isoform X3, with translation MESREQSAHPMRRRRVRCESTASVPQFTNSPTMIVMVGLPARGKTYISTKLTRYLNWIGVKTKVFNVGQYRRQATCSYNSYEFFRPDNEEAMKIRKACAVAALQDVCEYITREQGQVVVFDATNTTQDRREVILNFAKENGYKVFFVESICDDPDIIAENIKQVKLSSPDYAGCDKEEAVADFLKRIECYTMTYVPLDDTKDRNLSYIKIFNVGSRYLVNRVQDHIQSRIVYYLMNIHVTPRSIYLCRHGESELNLVGRIGGDSGLSSRGAKFASTLGTYMRGQCISDLKVWTSHMKRTIQTAEALGVQYEQWKALNEIDAGVCEEMTYEEIQEHFPEEFALRDQDKYRYRYPKGESYEDLVQRLEPVIMELERQENVLVICHQAVMRCLLAYFLDKSANELPYLKCPLHTVLKLTPVAYGCKVESVFLNIEAVNTHRDKPVNVDVDRDPAEALETVPEHI, from the exons ATGGAGTCCAGGGAGCAAAGCGCGCATCCCATGCGACGGCGGCGCGTGCGGTGTGAGAGCACAG CCTCGGTGCCCCAGTTCACCAACTCCCCGACCATGATCGTGATGGTGGGCCTGCCGGCACGAGGGAAAACTTACATCTCCACGAAGCTCACCAGGTACCTGAACTGGATCGGCGTCAAAACCAAAG TGTTTAATGTGGGGCAGTATCGCAGACAGGCCACGTGCTCCTACAACAGCTACGAGTTCTTCAGACCCGACAACGAGGAGGCCATGAAGATCCGCAA GGCCTGTGCCGTCGCTGCCCTCCAAGATGTGTGTGAGTACATCACCAGGGAGCAGGGTCAGGTGGTG GTTTTTGATGCTACGAACACCACCCAGGACCGCAGAGAGGTCATCCTGAACTTCGCCAAAGAAAACGGCTACAAG GTTTTCTTTGTGGAGTCGATATGTGACGACCCCGACATCATCGCTGAGAATATTAAA CAAGTGAAGCTGAGCAGCCCGGACTACGCCGGCTGTGACAAAGAGGAGGCCGTGGCCGACTTCCTGAAGAGGATCGAATGTTATACGATGACCTACGTCCCCCTGGATGACACCAAGGACAG GAACTTGTCTTACATTAAAATCTTCAACGTGGGCAGCAGATACCTGGTGAACCGGGTCCAGGACCACATTCAGAGCCGGATCGTCTACTACCTCATGAACATCCACGTCACCCCGAGGTCCATCTACCTGTGTCGCCACGGTGAGAGCGAACTGAACCTCGTGGGTCGCATCGGAGGCGACTCTGGGCTTTCCTCTCGCGGGGCAAAG TTTGCCAGCACTCTGGGGACCTACATGCGTGGGCAGTGCATCAGCGACCTGAAGGTGTGGACGAGCCACATGAAGAGGACCATCCAGACCGCAGAGGCTCTGGGAGTCCAGTACGAACAGTGGAAAGCTCTCAATGAGATCGACGCC GGTGTTTGTGAGGAGATGACGTACGAGGAGATTCAGGAGCATTTCCCCGAGGAGTTCGCACTGAGGGACCAAGACAAGTATCGCTACCGCTACCCTAAAGGAGAG tcGTACGAGGACCTCGTTCAGCGTCTGGAGCCGGTCATCATGGAGCTGGAGAGGCAGGAGAACGTTCTAGTCATCTGTCACCAGGCAGTCATGAGGTGTCTGCTGGCCTACTTCCTGGACAAGAGTGCTA ACGAGCTGCCGTACCTGAAGTGTCCTCTGCACACGGTTCTGAAACTCACTCCAGTCGCTTACG GTTGCAAAGTGGAATCTGTCTTCCTGAACATCGAGGCCGTCAACACACACCGAGACAAGCCGGTG AACGTCGACGTGGACCGAGACCCAGCCGAGGCCCTGGAGACGGTCCCTGAACACATCTAG
- the si:dkey-96f10.1 gene encoding 6-phosphofructo-2-kinase/fructose-2,6-bisphosphatase isoform X2 has protein sequence MSQTLTQNPLEKTWGPWMQSRLNRRRGSSVPQFTNSPTMIVMVGLPARGKTYISTKLTRYLNWIGVKTKVFNVGQYRRQATCSYNSYEFFRPDNEEAMKIRKACAVAALQDVCEYITREQGQVVVFDATNTTQDRREVILNFAKENGYKVFFVESICDDPDIIAENIKQVKLSSPDYAGCDKEEAVADFLKRIECYTMTYVPLDDTKDRNLSYIKIFNVGSRYLVNRVQDHIQSRIVYYLMNIHVTPRSIYLCRHGESELNLVGRIGGDSGLSSRGAKFASTLGTYMRGQCISDLKVWTSHMKRTIQTAEALGVQYEQWKALNEIDAGVCEEMTYEEIQEHFPEEFALRDQDKYRYRYPKGESYEDLVQRLEPVIMELERQENVLVICHQAVMRCLLAYFLDKSANELPYLKCPLHTVLKLTPVAYGCKVESVFLNIEAVNTHRDKPVNVDVDRDPAEALETVPEHI, from the exons ATGTCGCAAACACTCACTCAGAATCCTCTGGAGAAGACCTGGGGTCCATGGATGCAGAGCAGGCTGAACAGACGGAGAGGCT CCTCGGTGCCCCAGTTCACCAACTCCCCGACCATGATCGTGATGGTGGGCCTGCCGGCACGAGGGAAAACTTACATCTCCACGAAGCTCACCAGGTACCTGAACTGGATCGGCGTCAAAACCAAAG TGTTTAATGTGGGGCAGTATCGCAGACAGGCCACGTGCTCCTACAACAGCTACGAGTTCTTCAGACCCGACAACGAGGAGGCCATGAAGATCCGCAA GGCCTGTGCCGTCGCTGCCCTCCAAGATGTGTGTGAGTACATCACCAGGGAGCAGGGTCAGGTGGTG GTTTTTGATGCTACGAACACCACCCAGGACCGCAGAGAGGTCATCCTGAACTTCGCCAAAGAAAACGGCTACAAG GTTTTCTTTGTGGAGTCGATATGTGACGACCCCGACATCATCGCTGAGAATATTAAA CAAGTGAAGCTGAGCAGCCCGGACTACGCCGGCTGTGACAAAGAGGAGGCCGTGGCCGACTTCCTGAAGAGGATCGAATGTTATACGATGACCTACGTCCCCCTGGATGACACCAAGGACAG GAACTTGTCTTACATTAAAATCTTCAACGTGGGCAGCAGATACCTGGTGAACCGGGTCCAGGACCACATTCAGAGCCGGATCGTCTACTACCTCATGAACATCCACGTCACCCCGAGGTCCATCTACCTGTGTCGCCACGGTGAGAGCGAACTGAACCTCGTGGGTCGCATCGGAGGCGACTCTGGGCTTTCCTCTCGCGGGGCAAAG TTTGCCAGCACTCTGGGGACCTACATGCGTGGGCAGTGCATCAGCGACCTGAAGGTGTGGACGAGCCACATGAAGAGGACCATCCAGACCGCAGAGGCTCTGGGAGTCCAGTACGAACAGTGGAAAGCTCTCAATGAGATCGACGCC GGTGTTTGTGAGGAGATGACGTACGAGGAGATTCAGGAGCATTTCCCCGAGGAGTTCGCACTGAGGGACCAAGACAAGTATCGCTACCGCTACCCTAAAGGAGAG tcGTACGAGGACCTCGTTCAGCGTCTGGAGCCGGTCATCATGGAGCTGGAGAGGCAGGAGAACGTTCTAGTCATCTGTCACCAGGCAGTCATGAGGTGTCTGCTGGCCTACTTCCTGGACAAGAGTGCTA ACGAGCTGCCGTACCTGAAGTGTCCTCTGCACACGGTTCTGAAACTCACTCCAGTCGCTTACG GTTGCAAAGTGGAATCTGTCTTCCTGAACATCGAGGCCGTCAACACACACCGAGACAAGCCGGTG AACGTCGACGTGGACCGAGACCCAGCCGAGGCCCTGGAGACGGTCCCTGAACACATCTAG